DNA from Kitasatospora acidiphila:
GGGCATCCTGGTCGGCACGCTCTCCCCCGGCAAGGCCGAGGTTCGCGCCTCCTGGGAGGACGTGATCGTCGCGATCATGGCGCCTCGCTCCGGCAAGACGTCCGGCCTGGCGATTCCCGCGATCCTCGCCGCCCCCGGCCCCGTCCTGCTGACCAGCAACAAGGCGGCCAACGACGCCTACACCACCACGGTCGACGCGCGGGCGAAGGTGGGCACCGTCTGGACGCTCGACCCGCAGCAGATCGCTCACCACCCGCGCGAGATGTGGTGGGACATCCTCGCCGATGCCCGCGACCTCGCCGGCGCCAAGCGGCTCGCCGGACACTTCGTCACCGCATCCGTGGACGAGTCCAGCGGCTCCGACTTCTGGTCGACCGCGGCGAGCAACACGCTCGGCGCACTGTTCCTGGCCGCCGCCAGTCACCGGCGCCCGATCACCGACGTACTCGCCTGGCTCGCCTCCCCGGCCGACCGCACCCCCGTCGACCTGTTGGCCGATGCCGGCCACCACGCCGTTGCCGCCCAGCTCCAGGGCACCGTCTCCGGCGCCACCGAAACCAGGGACGGCATCTACGAAACGGCGCGGCAGTACGCGAGTTGCCTGCTGGACCCGGAGATCGCCGCATGGGTCACCCCCACACCCGGCCTGCCCGAGTTCGAGCCGTTCGACTTCGCCACCTCCCGCGACACCCTGTACCTGCTCTCCAAGGACGGCGGCGGCTCCGCGTCGGCGATCATCGCGGCGGCGGCCGACGCGGTGATGCGCGCGGCCGTCATCGTCGCCGAACGCTCCGGTGGACGACTCGACCCGCCCGCGTTGTGCGTCCTGGACGAGGCCGCCAACGTGTGCCGCATCTCCGATCTCCCCGACTTGTACAGCCACTTGGGCAGCCGGGGCGTCATCCCGATGACCATCCTGCAGTCCTACCGGCAGGGCCAGCGCTGCTGGGGCGATACCGGCATGGACGCCCTGTGGTCCGCCGCCACCGTCAAGGTCATCGGGTCGGGTATCGACGACGCGGACTTCGCGGACAAGCTGTCGCGGCAGATCGGCGAGCACGACGTGCAGACCACCTCCGTCTCCACCTCCGACGGCGGCAAGTCCACCTCCGTGTCGATGCGCACCGAACGCATCCTGCCGCCCGACGCCATCCGCGCGCTACCCAAGGGCAAGATCCTGCTGTTCGCCACCGGGCTGAAGGTGGCGATGCTCGACCTCAAGCCCTGGTTCAAGGAGCCCTCCGCCAAGGAGATCGGCCCGGCCTCCGCCCGCGCCACCAAGGCCATCACCGAGCGCGCCCTCGCCAAGGCCACCACTGACCGCGACGACTTCGGGCTGGCGACGTGAGCCCCGGCCGCTGTACTCCTCCTCGGTCCGGCGTCCTCGCGACCGCCGAGCTCACCCTGGCCGCGTGAACCCCGCTACCACCACAAGGAGTTACCCATGCTCGACCCCACTCCCTTCGCTTCCCACCTTCCCCGCTCCGATCAGCTGGCAGGCTCCTCAGCCGTCCGCCGGGGAAACCAGTGGTGGCTGGTCACCGGCGCCGAATCGATCCTGGCAACCGATCCGACCTTCACCGGTGAACTGGACCGATTCGCCTCCGCGTTGGCCGCAGCCGACGACGAGGTCGCCCGGCTGCGGGACGAGCGGACGGCTGCCCGAACGGACGGGCCGTGATGGACGCGCTGCTCAAGGGCGAGCAGGCCGTGCTCGGCGCGGTCCTGCTCGACCCGGCCCAGCTCGACAGGCTGTCCTGGCTGACGCCCGCCGACTTCTATCGCCCCGCCCACCGAGCCCTGTTCGCCGCGATGCGGACCGTGCGCACCAACGGGCTCCCCGCCCTCGATGCCAAGGGCAACGTGCCGCTGTCGTGGGTGACCGACATCCTCACCGAGGCTGGCCGCCACGTACGCGGCCTGACCGCCTCGTACCCACACACCTTGATCGCCGCGTGCCCGCGCGCGCAGAACGCCCCCGTGTATGGCCGGATGGTGCTCGAAGGCTCCATCCACCGCACGGTGCTGGAGCACGCCGTCCGTCTGGAGCACGTCGCCCGGACCGAAGCCGACCGGCAGGAGGTCGAGGGCGTTCTGCACCAGGCCGATGTCCTGACGGGCGTGCTCGGCGATCTGGCCCGCCGCTGGGGCTCCGAGCCCCGACCGGTCCCCCTTGCCGGAGCAGCGGCAAGCTCGAAGCCGTCGCCGGTCGGGCCCGAGGAGACCGAGGAGGAGCGATTCCTGCTGGCCGTCCTCGTCAGCCAGCCCGGGGCGATGGCAGAGGTGTACGACTGGCTGCGGCCCGGTGACTTCGCCGACGCCGGCCATGGCCAGGTCTACCGCTGCCTGGGCGCCCTCCATCACCGGGGTGAGCCGATCGACAACGTGACCGCCCTGTGGGAGGTCCAGCGGCGCGGCCTGCTGGCTGGCGGCACACTCTCGCAGGACCAGCTCGACGACCTCTTCGGTGGACCGGGCGCCGGCTCGGCAGAGTGGCTCGGCGAGCAGCTTCTGCGGTCCTCTCTGACCCGCACAGCTGCCGGCGCCGCGCTGCGGATCGCCGCCCATGCCGATGATCAGCGACTCGCTCCCGGGCAGTTGATCGGCCATGCACTACACGCCCTCGACCCGCTCGACGACATCCGCGCCCGCTGGGGCAAGGCCGGCTCGCCTCCCCAGCCGCAGCCGCTGCCGGATCAGTCGGCTCGCGTCAGCGCCGCGCTGACACGCAGCCCGCAAGGACGGCCCAGCCACCGCAGGCTTCCCGCTCCGCAGACCGACCTCAAGAGGCCAGTTAGAGCCGCCCAGTCGGCCCCGCTGCGGCCGCATGGCTCACCCCTTCCAGGTCCCCGCCGACCATAAGGACGATGGTGTACTCCACGAACATGATCGAGTCGATCAACTCCGGGCTGCGGAAGGCCACCGCAACCGCGGCCACTTCCCGCCCGAACAGGCCGCATTGAAGGTGCTCTACCTCGCGGCCCCGGAACTGATCATCCCCAAGGCGCGCGACGCCAACCACGTCGCCGCACCGTGGAAGGGGACGCTGAACCAACGCCGCCCTGCGCCAGCTCGTCGGCATTCTGCACGGCTGGCTCAAGACCGGCACGATGTACGACGATGCGACCGCCTGGTCGCATCACTCCCAGGTACTCGCTGCTTGATGCCCTGGCTCATGAAGTCAACGGTTCCATATAGCCGACTTCGAAACGGTCCGCCACTACGACCGCCGTGACCTCGCCTGTGTCGTCACGTCCCACCCAGACCGGGTAGACGCCGTCTCCGCCCAACATGAAGGTGACCATCTCGGCCCCGGTGACGTCATTGGTCACCTTGCTGTAGCCGCCATCGATGTCGTGGATGTCGTCACCACCGCCGGAGGTAAGGTCCCGCATGTAGCGGCGGCCCAGTTCGGTTCGAGCAGCGAGGTCGACGAAGCAGCCTGTGGCGGAGTCGACGCCGAAGCCGAAGTACTGGCCGTCACGCAGCAGCCTCACGTCCATGCCTGGCGGGACTGCCATCGTCCAGCAAGCGGTCGGCTTCTGGCTCACCACCAGACGCACGGCAAACGTGTCGCGGGCGGCGAAGCGGTCGCCGAACATCTCGCCCTCGTAGCTGGCACCGGTCTCCTGCACCGGATAGACGCCGGGCGGAACTTCGATCACCAGCGGCTCACCCTCCGTGCCGTTGGGCAGGTACGAGGGATCGCAGACCGCCAGCTTGCCTGCTGGCAAGGCGATCTCAGTCACCGTTCTCACCGGCTCGATGGTGAGCGGCTCCGACCGATACTGATGCGTGAACCTGAACCCTGGAGTGAACAACTCCTCGGGCCAGGGCGCAGCCGCCGGCACCGGCGGCTGCCAGCCGAAGGGCCCTGCGGCACCAGTGGCCGGCTGTGGTGCGATGTCAGATGTCTCCTCGACGAGCTTGAATGTTCCCTTCAACCCGAACTGGGGTGCCGCCAGCAGGTGTGCCCAGCGCCCGAATTCCGGAAGCGGCAGCCACCACCGGTCACGCGGCAGGTCGACCAGCGTATGCCTTGAGCCGCCGCCGCGCCCGCGTGGGTACAGGCCTTGGCTGTTTTTCCCGTCCGGATACAAGTCGACGGTCCGTCTCAAGGCTTCGTCAGCGAGATCGGGGAGATCCTCCTGCTCGTATCGCCACTCGGCCAGGTGGCGCAGGAACAGCCTGCCCGGCTCCAGCTTGCGCAGGTCGGCTTCGAACGCCCGGCGGCCCAAGCCGTCGAACTGCCAAATGCCCAGGTAGTGGTCAGCCCAGGCAACATGCAGCACAGCAACGGGAAGCTCTTGCCCCAGGGCGGCGAGCACGACGGCGTACGGCTCGCCTACCGCGTCTCGCCGGGCGGCTTCCCCTCGGGGGATTGGACGGACTGTCGAACGAGTCGAGGGATCCCACCCGTCGCCGTAGAACGCTTCGACGAGCACGTCGCTGTGCACCTCAGTCATCTCTGCCTTCCATCGAGTCATCTGCTCCACGGATCACCCTAGAGATCGAGTCCGACACGGGATCTCCCGGTGGCGAGCCGGACCGGAAGCCCGATGGCAATTCGCCTGGGCTGCGATAGCGAGTCGCCCATCCGTGCGGCGAGGTGACCGCTTGTCCAATCTGGCCTCACCACTCGCTGTTTGACACCCGAGCCCGTGGGAGGTCTGTCGAGAGGGGGCTTGTACCTCCTTTTTCCGGCCAGGCCAAATCGCGGATTATCCGGACTCTTCTCCCCGGCAGCCGCACGAACCGAGAGGGCTGTCATGCCTGCGTATGCCCCGGTCCACCGGGCGCCTGCCCGCGCACCGCCGATGCCGCACGACCGAAGGACCCCTTCCTTGCGCACCACCCCCGCCGCCTCCGGCCCGGCCCAGGACAGCAGCTACCGGGCTGTCCTGGGCACCCGCCACGTCGCCCGCCTGCTGGGCGGCACCCTGATCGGCCGGCTTCCCACCGGCATGGCGCCGATCGCGATCCTGCTGCTGGTGCGGACTGAGCACGGCTCGCTCGCCCTGGCCGGACTGCTCGGTGCCCTGCACGGGCTCGCCGCCGCGGTCGGCCAGCCGCTGCTCGCACGCCTGGTCGACCGCCAAGGCCAGACCCGCGTCCTGGTCGCCTCCACGCTCATCGCCAGCGCCGGGTTCCTGCTGCTTCCGTGCACCGGGCCGGTGCGCCACCCGGTGCTCGCCGCGCTGACCGTCCTGGCCGCCGGGCTGGCGACGCCGCCACTGGAGGCCGGCCTGCGCGCCCTGTGGCCGGTGCTGCTGCCCGACCCCGAACGCCGACGCACCGCTCTCGCCCTGGACAGCAGCTCCCAAGGCCTGGTCTTCATCGCCGGCCCCCTGCTGGCCACCAGCGCCTCGGCCATCATCGGTGCCCACGGCGCCCTCGTGGCGACCGCGGCGCTCGGCCTGCTCGGCTCCGGGATCGTCGCCTCCACCGCACCCTCACGGTCCTGGGTGCCGACCGCCGCTGCGGGCCCGGCGCACTGGCTGGGCCCGCTGCGTGTCTCGGGCCTGCGTGTCCTGTTCGCCGCGCTGTGCGGGACCGGAGTCGCCCTCGGCGCGGTGAACGTGCTCGCGCTGGCCGCTGCCGAGCGCCACCACGCCGGGTGGCTGGCCGGGGTGATGCCCGCCGCGCTGTCCGTCGGCAGCATGCTCGGCGGCCTGGCCTACGGCCGA
Protein-coding regions in this window:
- a CDS encoding DnaB-like helicase N-terminal domain-containing protein, producing the protein MDALLKGEQAVLGAVLLDPAQLDRLSWLTPADFYRPAHRALFAAMRTVRTNGLPALDAKGNVPLSWVTDILTEAGRHVRGLTASYPHTLIAACPRAQNAPVYGRMVLEGSIHRTVLEHAVRLEHVARTEADRQEVEGVLHQADVLTGVLGDLARRWGSEPRPVPLAGAAASSKPSPVGPEETEEERFLLAVLVSQPGAMAEVYDWLRPGDFADAGHGQVYRCLGALHHRGEPIDNVTALWEVQRRGLLAGGTLSQDQLDDLFGGPGAGSAEWLGEQLLRSSLTRTAAGAALRIAAHADDQRLAPGQLIGHALHALDPLDDIRARWGKAGSPPQPQPLPDQSARVSAALTRSPQGRPSHRRLPAPQTDLKRPVRAAQSAPLRPHGSPLPGPRRP
- a CDS encoding DUF4241 domain-containing protein translates to MTEVHSDVLVEAFYGDGWDPSTRSTVRPIPRGEAARRDAVGEPYAVVLAALGQELPVAVLHVAWADHYLGIWQFDGLGRRAFEADLRKLEPGRLFLRHLAEWRYEQEDLPDLADEALRRTVDLYPDGKNSQGLYPRGRGGGSRHTLVDLPRDRWWLPLPEFGRWAHLLAAPQFGLKGTFKLVEETSDIAPQPATGAAGPFGWQPPVPAAAPWPEELFTPGFRFTHQYRSEPLTIEPVRTVTEIALPAGKLAVCDPSYLPNGTEGEPLVIEVPPGVYPVQETGASYEGEMFGDRFAARDTFAVRLVVSQKPTACWTMAVPPGMDVRLLRDGQYFGFGVDSATGCFVDLAARTELGRRYMRDLTSGGGDDIHDIDGGYSKVTNDVTGAEMVTFMLGGDGVYPVWVGRDDTGEVTAVVVADRFEVGYMEPLTS
- a CDS encoding MFS transporter, with translation MRTTPAASGPAQDSSYRAVLGTRHVARLLGGTLIGRLPTGMAPIAILLLVRTEHGSLALAGLLGALHGLAAAVGQPLLARLVDRQGQTRVLVASTLIASAGFLLLPCTGPVRHPVLAALTVLAAGLATPPLEAGLRALWPVLLPDPERRRTALALDSSSQGLVFIAGPLLATSASAIIGAHGALVATAALGLLGSGIVASTAPSRSWVPTAAAGPAHWLGPLRVSGLRVLFAALCGTGVALGAVNVLALAAAERHHAGWLAGVMPAALSVGSMLGGLAYGRRAWAGAPARHLVAASLGFAAGWLPLLNDPVPAVAALVAVLPGTFLAPLLTAAFVTVERLAPDGETTEACAWLIASIGVGQAAGTGLASLANSGGPLLVALVPLAGAYAALWLLRRFNDHLRA